The genomic stretch GTTGATCTAGTTCCACAATCACCACAGTCGTCATATCTTATATTGTACATGTACGATAAAGTTAGCATTTCTAATAGTATAAATCTTACTGCATGATAGAGGAAGCTATACCCAGACGACGGATACAAGTCTAATGATGGTTGCAGAAGGGGGTGTCGCTATCAGAGCAAGATATAGATTTTTGATAATAGGTTCGTATCGAAGAAAATATCAAATAAACTGGTGGAATAGAGGGCGGTAGTTGAGACACTATTGTTCCCTTCGGTGGGTAGCTCTCACCAACGGCTCCCACCTTGATCGTCACAGAGTTCACTTGTCACTGCGCAATCGACGTCCACCTCATCGATATATGCCATTGTCTTCTCAAAATCCGTAGGATTGATCCAGACATCGTGATCCTCAACTACATCATGATAGTAAAGCACTAGGGTGTCAGTCGGTATCTTATCATCGAGCAATAAATCAATCAGGTCCATTGATCGTTCAGCGTTATCACCAGGATGGCGATTTGCCGATAGTGAAGAACTGTACTGCCGGTTCATTGCGCCGCGCTGGCCGTGAGTTGCGAAATCATAGTAATCAACGGCGATATCCATCGTCTCAGTAGTGAAAGACCCAAAGGGGTAAGCAAGCATCGAGGCAGCCTGTTCAAAACCGTGATCAAGCAACCATTGTTTCGACTCTCTGAGCTCTGCCCGCTGTTCTTCTAAAGGAAGTTCACCCGTCCGTCGATGGGTATGAGTGTGACTCGCAAACTCCCACCCGACATCCTGCATCTCAGTCATCTGATCAAGGGTGAGACTGTCTGTGTTGCCGATCCGACCAGTGATCGTATAGACAGTCGCAGGAATATCGTACTGGCGCATGATCGGAAACGCAGTATCGTACGTTGACCGAAGTGAGTCATCAAACTGAACAAACAAGCATGGAGTGTGAGTAACAGGAATCGTTCGAAAATCGCTGATATACCAGTCGACATCACTACCCTCCCAGGAGATCGTCATATACGATTCCGTGGTTGATTCGAGATCAGAAACATGACTGACACCTAGATCATAACGGATCCAACCAGGCTCATCGATTTTGTGCCGAGTTCGGTAATGGAGCATCTGCTCACATTCTGGTGCATTAACATCAAACGACGGCGTGTAGTGGTTTCCGGGTGTGTCGACATACATGGCGAGTGAAAATGAC from Halalkalicoccus tibetensis encodes the following:
- a CDS encoding polysaccharide deacetylase family protein, with product MDEDWSTTKRAFLAATGAAVIPGCLGDPISQTSDQSDQHQEDDTESDSLADPEPSSEGETESPTLTIDGDSRENAWDTGHQWQAGTSIDEWEVLSGSIDLSTERLYRNYKSIRLTATGNDGVAVRIPLEGYDLTQTSFSLAMYVDTPGNHYTPSFDVNAPECEQMLHYRTRHKIDEPGWIRYDLGVSHVSDLESTTESYMTISWEGSDVDWYISDFRTIPVTHTPCLFVQFDDSLRSTYDTAFPIMRQYDIPATVYTITGRIGNTDSLTLDQMTEMQDVGWEFASHTHTHRRTGELPLEEQRAELRESKQWLLDHGFEQAASMLAYPFGSFTTETMDIAVDYYDFATHGQRGAMNRQYSSSLSANRHPGDNAERSMDLIDLLLDDKIPTDTLVLYYHDVVEDHDVWINPTDFEKTMAYIDEVDVDCAVTSELCDDQGGSRW